One genomic region from Drosophila subpulchrella strain 33 F10 #4 breed RU33 chromosome 2R, RU_Dsub_v1.1 Primary Assembly, whole genome shotgun sequence encodes:
- the LOC119549014 gene encoding tctex1 domain-containing protein 1-B isoform X1 — MGDSPEERRSKDAVPEVSAKEAETGKGKKEKKEKSAEGNQKRPASSQRGSLTKSHIGVPLGMGAPAAKPTMRFMPTYRLESKNPLNKERVENIIKAVMNRHYNEEYMFHPKHSLHMAAQVSEEIKNRIKLDNYDRYRYIVLVTVGEFLMQGLYSMVNFLWDAEKDGFVTYSVERPSYFAVCTTFYLYYD; from the exons ATGGGTGACTCTCCGGAAGAGCGCCGTAGCAAGGACGCTGTGCCCGAGGTTTCCGCCAAGGAGGCGGAAACTGGCAAGGGGaaaaaggagaagaaggaAAAGTCGGCCGAGGGCAATCAGAAG AGGCCGGCGAGCAGCCAGCGCGGATCGCTGACCAAGTCCCATATAGGCGTTCCCCTGGGCATGGGTGCTCCGGCGGCAAAG CCCACGATGCGCTTCATGCCCACCTACCGCCTGGAGTCAAAGAATCCTCTGAATAAGGAGCGCGTAGAGAACATCATCAAGGCGGTGATGAACCGACACTACAACGAAGAGTACATGTTCCATCCCAAGCACTCGCTCCACATGGCGGCCCAGGTCAGCGAGGAAATCAAGAACCGGATCAAGCTCGACAACTACGACAG ATATCGCTACATAGTGCTGGTCACTGTGGGCGAATTCCTGATGCAAGGCCTCTACTCGATGGTGAACTTCTTGTGGGATGCTGAAAAAGATGGATTTGTGACCTACAGCGTGGAGAGACCTTCGTACTTTGCGGTCTGCACCACCTTTTACCTGTACTACGATTGA
- the LOC119549014 gene encoding tctex1 domain-containing protein 1-B isoform X2, whose protein sequence is MAAAAAKNWSGLVDLCLGQEREKRPASSQRGSLTKSHIGVPLGMGAPAAKPTMRFMPTYRLESKNPLNKERVENIIKAVMNRHYNEEYMFHPKHSLHMAAQVSEEIKNRIKLDNYDRYRYIVLVTVGEFLMQGLYSMVNFLWDAEKDGFVTYSVERPSYFAVCTTFYLYYD, encoded by the exons ATGGCAGCCGCTGCAGCGAAGAACTGGTCGGGTCTGGTGGATCTCTGCCTGGGGCAGGAGCGCGAGAAG AGGCCGGCGAGCAGCCAGCGCGGATCGCTGACCAAGTCCCATATAGGCGTTCCCCTGGGCATGGGTGCTCCGGCGGCAAAG CCCACGATGCGCTTCATGCCCACCTACCGCCTGGAGTCAAAGAATCCTCTGAATAAGGAGCGCGTAGAGAACATCATCAAGGCGGTGATGAACCGACACTACAACGAAGAGTACATGTTCCATCCCAAGCACTCGCTCCACATGGCGGCCCAGGTCAGCGAGGAAATCAAGAACCGGATCAAGCTCGACAACTACGACAG ATATCGCTACATAGTGCTGGTCACTGTGGGCGAATTCCTGATGCAAGGCCTCTACTCGATGGTGAACTTCTTGTGGGATGCTGAAAAAGATGGATTTGTGACCTACAGCGTGGAGAGACCTTCGTACTTTGCGGTCTGCACCACCTTTTACCTGTACTACGATTGA
- the LOC119548979 gene encoding COP9 signalosome complex subunit 4, translated as MAANYAKTNKGISTAILRNQLMGLINFTGTHKDQADKYRQLLKTVLANTGQELIDGLRLFVEAIVNEHVSLVISRQILNDVGSELSKLPDDLSKQLSHFTLEKVNPRVISFEEQVAGIRFHLANIYERNQQWRDAATVLVGIPLETGQKQYSVECKLGTYLKIARLYLEDNDSMQAELFINRASLLQAETNSEELQVLYKVCYARVLDYRRKFIEAAQRYNELSYRKIVDQGERMTALKKALICTVLASAGQQRSRMLATLFKDERCQHLPAYGILEKMYLERIIRRSELQEFEALLQDHQKAATPDGSSILDRAVFEHNLLSASKLYNNITFEELGALLDIPAVKAEKIASQMITEGRMNGHIDQISGIVHFENRELLPQWDRQIQSLCYQVNSIIEKISVAEPDWLDNLN; from the exons ATGGCCGCAAACTACGCAAAAACGAACAAGGGTATCTCGACGGCCATCCTGCGCAACCAGCTGATGGGCCTGATCAACTTCACCGGCACGCACAAGGATCAGGCGGACAAGTACCGTCAGCTGCTGAAAACGGTGCTGGCGAACACCGGCCAGGAGTTAATCGACGGCCTCCGGCTCTTCGTGGAGGCCATTGTGAACGAGCACGTCAGCCTGGTGATCTCGCGCCAGATCCTCAACGACGTGGGCAGCGAGCTTAGCAAGTTGCCCGACGACCTGTCGAAGCAGCTCTCCCACTTTACCCTGGAGAAGGTCAATCCGCGCGTCATCTCGTTCGAGGAGCAGGTGGCCGGCATCCGGTTCCATCTGGCCAACATTTATGAGCGCAATCAGCAGTGGCGCGATGCGGCCACGGTGCTAGTGGGCATCCCACTGGAGACGGGCCAGAAGCAGTACTCCGTGGAGTGCAAGCTGGGCACCTACTTAAAGATAGCCCGTCTCTACCTGGAGGACAATGATTCCATGCAGGCCGAGCTGTTCATCAATCGTGCCTCGCTACTGCAGGCCGAGACCAACTCCGAGGAGCTGCAG GTACTATACAAAGTCTGCTATGCCCGTGTCCTGGACTACCGGCGCAAGTTCATCGAAGCAGCCCAGCGATACAACGAGCTCTCCTACCGCAAGATAGTGGACCAGGGCGAGAGGATGACGGCGCTGAAGAAGGCGCTCATCTGCACAGTCCTCGCCTCTGCCGGGCAGCAGCGCTCCCGCATGCTGGCCACTCTGTTCAAGGACGAACGCTGCCAGCACTTGCCGGCCTACGGCATTCTTGAGAAAATGTACTTGGAGCGCATCATCCGGCGCTCCGAGCTGCAGGAGTTTGAAGCCCTGCTGCAGGACCACCAAAAGGCTGCCACTCCCGACGGCTCCTCCATCCTGGATCGAGCTGTTTTCGAGCACAATCTGCTGTCGGCCAGCAAGCTGTACAACAACATCACCTTCGAGGAGCTGGGCGCCTTGCTGGACATACCCGCGGTGAAGGCGGAAAAGATCGCCTCCCAGATGATCACCGAGGGCCGCATGAACGGACACATCGACCAGATCTCGGGCATTGTGCACTTCGAGAACCGCGAACTACTGCCGCAGTGGGATAGACAGATCCAGTCATTGTGCTATCAAGTTAATTCCATAATAGAGAAGATAAGTGTCGCCGAGCCCGATTGGCTAGATAACCTGAACTGA
- the LOC119549013 gene encoding PX domain-containing protein kinase-like protein isoform X1, producing MAVFASRYERKLPIDDTQALSCEITAVQEVAGHTEYLLRVWRGASNKDYWTVLRRYNDFDRLDKSLRVSGIELPLPRKRIFGNMRPEFVAERKQALQVYINAVLMNPILASSLPAKRFVDPESYSQSFHDHAVQNAMLCLRNDSTWSLGGTMGAIGWRLRKHYFKVTTKPPEKSHNKQLVKSGSQTHQSKHFAAGSSNGSGHSIDAGTLDPGAEVVAEWLEYGPDKFVDEKEIGGIMKSLMGLQHPHIEPVLLAAHTENGCLVIRKFHKHGTLKDVLCMAANPKNPFLSKYGNPKGRTALSMKQVATYGKQILEALIFLHSKGYAYGHLHSGNIVIVDDCVKLLDIENFLLGVPAFYRPFFMQHSKIHAIETIDVYCFGHVLFEMAMGYPLQESVVRQITECPEALKCLLESILSKEACKAGLPTLEQLLGHRFFTQYASSESAGAAANAEKPYFKLSLNAKELLKQAAIKSENRLRDEQKSVKNQKRIVRVQELMSSEEEKRKSKQKAKLEHKQSKLKQQGSIQTNNGRLSLVAATATAASSSTAVAGGADSFNRSDSTPEEPLLAGIKSPPLTPGPHLGAIYQQVPASPGASVERQSSTPNMLAEDAEDGDGDEPTRSALLESICKFNRGSLRKVRSND from the exons ATGGCCGTTTTTGCGAGCAGATATGAACGGAAATTGCCAATTGACGACACCCAAGCGCTGAGCTGCGAGATAACCGCTGTCCAGGAGGTCGCCGGACATACG GAGTACCTGCTGCGCGTGTGGAGGGGCGCCAGCAACAAGGACTACTGGACCGTTCTGCGCCGCTACAATGACTTCGACCGGCTGGACAAGTCTCTCCGCGTCTCCGGCATCGAGCTGCCGCTGCCTCGCAAGCGCATCTTTGGTAACATGCGCCCGGAGTTCGTAGCTGAACGGAAGCAAGCCCTGCAAGTGTACATAAACGCCGTACTAATGAATCCCATATTGGCCTCCTCGCTGCCAGCCAAGCGCTTCGTCGATCCCGAGAGTTACTCGCAGTCCTTCCACG ACCATGCCGTGCAGAATGCCATGCTCTGCCTGCGAAACGACTCTACGTGGTCGCTGGGCGGAACCATGGGCGCCATAGGCTGGCGCCTCCGAAAGCACTACTTTAAGGTGACTACCAAGCCGCCGGAGAAGAGCCACAACAAGCAGCTGGTCAAGAGCGGCTCGCAAACCCATCAGAGCAAGCATTTCGCTGCTGGGAGCAGCAATGGCAGCGGTCACTCCATCGATGCAGGAACCCTGGATCCGGGGGCCGAGGTGGTGGCCGAGTGGCTCGAGTACGGGCCAGACAAGTTCGTCGACGAGAAGGAAATCGGGGGCATAATGAAGAGCCTGATGGGCCTCCAGCATCCGCATATCGAGCCGGTGCTCCTGGCCGCCCACACTGAAAATGGATGCCTCGTTATCAGGAA GTTCCATAAGCACGGTACCCTGAAGGATGTTTTGTGCATGGCCGCAAACCCAAAGAATCCCTTCCTCAGCAAGTACGGCAATCCGAAGGGGCGCACTGCCCTCTCGATGAAACAGGTTGCCACGTATGGCAAGCAGATCCTAGAGGCTCTCATATTTTTGCATTCCAAGGGATACGCATATG gTCATCTCCATTCCGGAAACATAGTGATAGTGGACGACTGTGTTAAGCTGCTGGACATCGAGAACTTTTTACTGGGCGTGCCAGCATTCTACCGGCCCTTTTTTATGCAGCACAGCAAGATCCATGCCATCGAGACTATTGATGTATACTGCTTTGGTCACGTCCTCTTCGAAATGGCCATGGGCTATCCGCTGCAGGAGTCTGTGGTGCGCCAGATCACTGAATGTCCAGAGGCGTTAA AATGCCTGCTAGAGAGCATTCTGTCCAAGGAAGCTTGCAAGGCTGGCCTACCAACATTGGAGCAACTGCTGGGTCACAGATTCTTCACGCAATACGCTTCAAGTGAAAGCGCTGGCGCTGCTGCCAATGCTGAGAAGCCGTACTTCAAGCTATCCCTGAACGCCAAAGAGCTGCTAAAGCAGGCAGCCATCAAGAGCGAGAACCGCCTGCGGGACGAACAGAAGTCGGTGAAGAACCAGAAGCGCATCGTGCGCGTCCAGGAACTGATGAGCTCCGAGGAGGAGAAACGCAAGTCCAAGCAAAAAGCA AAACTAGAGCACAAACAGTCGAAGCTAAAGCAGCAAGGTTCTATCCAAACAAACAATGGACGCTTGTCGCTTGTggctgcaactgcaacagcagcTTCCTCCAGCACAGCGGTGGCTGGTGGGGCAGACTCCTTTAACCGCTCCGACAGCACTCCCGAGGAGCCCTTACTGGCCGGCATCAAAT CACCACCGCTTACTCCGGGGCCGCACTTGGGCGCCATATATCAGCAGGTGCCGGCGTCGCCAGGCGCCTCCGTGGAACGGCAATCTTCGACTCCGAACATGCTAGCTGAGGATGCGGAGGACGGCGATGGCGACGAGCCGACCCGCTCCGCTCTACTCGAGTCCATCTGCAAGTTCAATCGCGGGTCGCTGCGTAAAGTACGCTCCAACGACTAG
- the LOC119549013 gene encoding PX domain-containing protein kinase-like protein isoform X2 — translation MAVFASRYERKLPIDDTQALSCEITAVQEVAGHTEYLLRVWRGASNKDYWTVLRRYNDFDRLDKSLRVSGIELPLPRKRIFGNMRPEFVAERKQALQVYINAVLMNPILASSLPAKRFVDPESYSQSFHDHAVQNAMLCLRNDSTWSLGGTMGAIGWRLRKHYFKVTTKPPEKSHNKQLVKSGSQTHQSKHFAAGSSNGSGHSIDAGTLDPGAEVVAEWLEYGPDKFVDEKEIGGIMKSLMGLQHPHIEPVLLAAHTENGCLVIRKFHKHGTLKDVLCMAANPKNPFLSKYGNPKGRTALSMKQVATYGKQILEALIFLHSKGYAYGHLHSGNIVIVDDCVKLLDIENFLLGVPAFYRPFFMQHSKIHAIETIDVYCFGHVLFEMAMGYPLQESVVRQITECPEALKCLLESILSKEACKAGLPTLEQLLGHRFFTQYASSESAGAAANAEKPYFKLSLNAKELLKQAAIKSENRLRDEQKSVKNQKRIVRVQELMSSEEEKRKSKQKAHHRLLRGRTWAPYISRCRRRQAPPWNGNLRLRTC, via the exons ATGGCCGTTTTTGCGAGCAGATATGAACGGAAATTGCCAATTGACGACACCCAAGCGCTGAGCTGCGAGATAACCGCTGTCCAGGAGGTCGCCGGACATACG GAGTACCTGCTGCGCGTGTGGAGGGGCGCCAGCAACAAGGACTACTGGACCGTTCTGCGCCGCTACAATGACTTCGACCGGCTGGACAAGTCTCTCCGCGTCTCCGGCATCGAGCTGCCGCTGCCTCGCAAGCGCATCTTTGGTAACATGCGCCCGGAGTTCGTAGCTGAACGGAAGCAAGCCCTGCAAGTGTACATAAACGCCGTACTAATGAATCCCATATTGGCCTCCTCGCTGCCAGCCAAGCGCTTCGTCGATCCCGAGAGTTACTCGCAGTCCTTCCACG ACCATGCCGTGCAGAATGCCATGCTCTGCCTGCGAAACGACTCTACGTGGTCGCTGGGCGGAACCATGGGCGCCATAGGCTGGCGCCTCCGAAAGCACTACTTTAAGGTGACTACCAAGCCGCCGGAGAAGAGCCACAACAAGCAGCTGGTCAAGAGCGGCTCGCAAACCCATCAGAGCAAGCATTTCGCTGCTGGGAGCAGCAATGGCAGCGGTCACTCCATCGATGCAGGAACCCTGGATCCGGGGGCCGAGGTGGTGGCCGAGTGGCTCGAGTACGGGCCAGACAAGTTCGTCGACGAGAAGGAAATCGGGGGCATAATGAAGAGCCTGATGGGCCTCCAGCATCCGCATATCGAGCCGGTGCTCCTGGCCGCCCACACTGAAAATGGATGCCTCGTTATCAGGAA GTTCCATAAGCACGGTACCCTGAAGGATGTTTTGTGCATGGCCGCAAACCCAAAGAATCCCTTCCTCAGCAAGTACGGCAATCCGAAGGGGCGCACTGCCCTCTCGATGAAACAGGTTGCCACGTATGGCAAGCAGATCCTAGAGGCTCTCATATTTTTGCATTCCAAGGGATACGCATATG gTCATCTCCATTCCGGAAACATAGTGATAGTGGACGACTGTGTTAAGCTGCTGGACATCGAGAACTTTTTACTGGGCGTGCCAGCATTCTACCGGCCCTTTTTTATGCAGCACAGCAAGATCCATGCCATCGAGACTATTGATGTATACTGCTTTGGTCACGTCCTCTTCGAAATGGCCATGGGCTATCCGCTGCAGGAGTCTGTGGTGCGCCAGATCACTGAATGTCCAGAGGCGTTAA AATGCCTGCTAGAGAGCATTCTGTCCAAGGAAGCTTGCAAGGCTGGCCTACCAACATTGGAGCAACTGCTGGGTCACAGATTCTTCACGCAATACGCTTCAAGTGAAAGCGCTGGCGCTGCTGCCAATGCTGAGAAGCCGTACTTCAAGCTATCCCTGAACGCCAAAGAGCTGCTAAAGCAGGCAGCCATCAAGAGCGAGAACCGCCTGCGGGACGAACAGAAGTCGGTGAAGAACCAGAAGCGCATCGTGCGCGTCCAGGAACTGATGAGCTCCGAGGAGGAGAAACGCAAGTCCAAGCAAAAAGCA CACCACCGCTTACTCCGGGGCCGCACTTGGGCGCCATATATCAGCAGGTGCCGGCGTCGCCAGGCGCCTCCGTGGAACGGCAATCTTCGACTCCGAACATGCTAG